The genomic segment GGTTACAGATAAAATAATCATTAAGGGAAATAAAGAGGGATTAAATGTAGTTATAAATATGAATCATTTCAGTGATTTTGATGACATGCTAGAGTCTTTAATTGATAAGCTATCACAAGGGAGGAAATTTTACAAAGGTAGCACTTTGAAAATTACTACTGAACTTAAATACATAAATGAAAGGGAAAGTATAAAATTAAAGGAAATATTATTTGATGAATTTTTAATTAGTGATTGTATTTTTCAGGAGCAAGAAGATTCCGTAGGAAAAGTGTTTACTGGAATTTATGAGGGGAAAACTAAGTTTTTGAGGAAAACTATAAGAAGCGGACAAAGTATAAATTATCCTGGTAATGTAGTTATAGTTGGTGATGTTAACCCAGGAGCTGAAATATATGCAGCAGGAAATATAATTGTTATTGGTACTTTAAGAGGGGTTGTACATGCGGGTACTAATGGTAATGAAAAAGCTATAATTGCGGCAGTTAAGTTGCAACCTCAAATACTTCAGATAGGAAGCATAGTAACGAGGTCCCCTGAGGATGAAGTAAAGCCTCTATATCCGGAGGTGGCAAAAATTAAAAATGGCAATATCATTGTGGAACCGTATTTAGCAAATAAATATATATAATGGAGGTAATGCACATGGGAGAATCTATAGTTATAACTTCGGGTAAGGGTGGGGTAGGTAAGACAACTACCACAGCAAATATTGGAACAGCTATCGCATCTATGGACAAAAAAGTAGTAGTTATTGATGGAGATACAGGACTTCGAAACCTAGATGTTTTAATGGGACTTGAGAATAGAGTAGTATTTACATTAGTAGATGTTATTGAAAAAAAATGCAGGTTAAAGCAAGCCCTAATAAAAGATAAAAGGTTTAACAATTTATATTTGTTACCAACAGCTCAAACAAGAGACAAGAATGACATTGATATAAAGGATATGCTTTTAGTAGTAAAGGAATTAAAAGAAAACTTTGATTACGTTATTATAGACTGTCCTGCAGGTATTGAGCAAGGCTTTGAAAATGCTATAGTAGGAGCTGATAGAGCTATTATAGTGGTTAATCCTGAACTTACTTCAGTTAGAGATGCAGATAGGGTAATAGGAAAATTAGATTCTAAGGGTATAGATAGACATGAGGTTATAATAAACAGAATGAACTATGAAATGACAAAAAATGGGGATATGTTATCTGTAGATGATATTATAGAATGTTTGGCCATTAAATTAATAGGCGTCGTTCCAGATGATAGGAAGGTTACTATTTCAACAAACAAAGGGGAACCAATCGTTCTTGATGAAAAGTCTTTGGCGGGTCTAGCTTTTAAAAACATAGCAAGGCGAATAATGGGAGAGGAAGTATCATATGCTTCACTAGATGGATCATCATGTAGTGGGACAGGATTCTTTGCTTCTCTAAAAAGAATATTTAAAGGGATATAGGGGGTAGGGCATTAATGAATTTATTTAAAATGTTTTCTAATAAAATTTTTTCAAAGGATATTGCAAGTGATAGATTAAAGCTGATTTTAATACATGATAGAGCGGACTTTTCACCTAATTTTCTAGAAATGATTAAGGCCGACATACTAAAGGTAATTTCAAAATACGCCGAAATAGAAACGGGGGAAATTGAGGTTAGATTAACAACAACGGAAGAATATGAAGGAAATTCACCAGCACTAATTGCAAATATACCTATTAAAAAAATAAAGAGATAAGTTAGCAAAGGCTTTGTATAATTAACAACTTATGCATAGCTTTTTTTTATTAATATGATATAATCATATTTGAGATGGAGGTAGGTTAAACCATGAAAATTTTACAAAACCTAAGACTTAATAAAAAACTGTTAAGAGAATTGGATTATAGTGTGATTATAGTAGCAATTTCTATTGTGATTTTTGGATGCATAAATATTTATAGTGCTACAGTGAAGAATTATGGAACTAAGTTAGTTAAAATGCAAATTATATGGTTGATAGTAAGTATTGCTGTGATGTATGTTCTTTTGGTCTTTGATTATATGTTAATAGAAAATTATGCCGTTATAATATATTGGGCAGGCGTTGCATTGTTAATATATGGTGATGTTTTTGGAACTGTTGTAAATGGTGCAAGATCTTGGATAAATATAGGCATAGGCACCCTGCAACCTTCAGAATTTGCTAAGATTGGCATGATAATAATGCTGGCTAAGAAATTAGATGAAATGGAAGGGCGAATTAATGATCCTAAAAATTTGTTGGAGTTAGCATTTTATGTGGCAGTGCCAATGTTATTAATTATTATTCAACCGGATATGGGAATGACTATGGTAAGCTTTTTTATAGTACTAGGGATATTTTATTGTATTGGACTAAATTACAAAGTGATAATTGGAGGAATGACTTCAATATTGCTTATAGTTGTAGGTGTATGGAATTCTCCAATTATGAAAACTTATTGGAAAGGAAGACTCACTTCATTCTTGCATCCTGAGCAATTTGCACAAGGGTATGGTCATCAGCTTATTCAAGCAAGACTCGCTATAGGCTCGGGAGGAATACTAGGAAGAGGGTTTGGAAAAGGAGTGCAGTTTAGCTCTGTTCCAGAAAATCAGACGGATTTTATTTTTGCCGTCTTAGCAGAAGAATGGGGACTTATTGGTGCATTAGTATTATTATTATTATATGGACTACTTATATGCAGGTTAGTAAAAATTGCAAAAGAATCGAAAGATATTTTTGGCACTGTGTTGTGTGTGGGATTTATTTCGAATTTATTATTTTCAATAATGCAAAATATGGGAATGACAATGGGACTTATGCCTATTACAGGAATAACTCTACCATTTATGAGTTATGGTGGGAGCTCACTTTTAACAACTTTTATATCATTAGGATTAGTGCTTAATGTAGGTATGAGAAGGAAAAAAATAAATTTTTGATAATATTCAATAAATCATGAGGGGGAATAGATATGAGAATAGCACTAGTAGCCCATGATAAAAAAAAGGCTGATATGATTGACTTTGCAACAAGGTACAAGGATGTTTTAGAAAAACATGATTTATACGGAACAGGGACAACAGGAAAATTAATAAGTGAACAAGTGGGACTTGATGTTACTAGGTTTTTATCAGGACCACTTGGCGGTGACCAGCAAATAGGTGCAAAGCTTGCACAAGAAGAATTGGATATGATAATTTTTTTAAGGGATCCACTAACCCCTCAACCTCATGAACCAGATATTTCAGCACTTCTTAGATTATGTGATGTACATTGTGTTCCACTTGCCACAAATTTAGGTACAGCTGAAGTTTTAATGAGAAGTTTAAAAAATCGTAAATAGAACAACATAATCGAGTAAGCGCTGCATAGTTTGCAGTGCTTATTTTGTTTAAGATGATATAATATATACTTTTTTCTTATAATATGTAATATAAATGGTAGAAATTAAATATATATAAATAGTAAAAGATTGTTAGAGGGGGATAAAATGGGTAATTATAATACGCAGTATCAAAGCTATTATAATAATTTGGCAAAAAGGCATAGAAGCGCAAATAGTTTTCATAGTGAAAATAACAAACAAAGTGGAATGCCTAATTTTTATATAAAAAGATTAACCAGGGAATTGATTGGTGTACTAGTATTGTTTATTTTTGTATTATGCTTAAAAGTAGTAGTTACACCTAAAACTCAATATGTTTATAATTATTCTAAGCAAGCAATAAACAAAGAGTATGATTATGGTACATTAATAGATAAAGCGAAGGGCGTTAAATTTAAAGATGTAGAATCTGTTACAGTGAATTTCATAGAGAAGGTTAAAAGCAAAATTTCAAGTGGGGATGGAATAAATAGTAAAGATATTAATTTTTGATGGTTTAATGACAGTTCAGAAGGGAAGCCGGCCGCTTCTATAAGTAGGAGGTCCATACTATAGCAAAAAAGAAACTTTAGTGGGAATATAGATCTCCTTCTGAAGTCGTTAATATTGCAGCTCCGCAGGAGATGATTTAATGACAGTTCAGCAATTGCTTTGGGGGATTAATTGATAAGAATAAGTAAGTTATTTATACCGTATATTATTTTGTTAATAATATTAGGATTTAAAGGAGAATTAGTAATAGCTTTTGCTTTTGTATTCATCCATGAGATGATGCATTATTTAACTGCTAGAATTTTAGGATTTTCAGGCTTTGATATCGAAATTCTTCCTGTAGGAGCCGTACTTAAGGTGAAAGATTTAGATGAAGCAAGTGCTAAAGAGGATTTAATAATTTCTTTATCGGGTCCCTTATTAAACTTATTATTAGCAGTTATTTTTTATATTTTATTTATATTATTTAATAGACCTTATTTGCATTTAATTTATAAAAGCAATTTAGCTTTAGGCATTTTTAATCTTATACCAGCCTTTCCACTGGATGGAGGAAGGGTGCTTAGGGATATACTTAATATTAAGACTATATATAGAAGGGCAAATGAAATTTCTATTAGGGTTAGTATGATTCTTGGAAGTATTTTCATGTTTATATATTTTGTAAGTGTAGCAGCAAATAAAAGCAACTTTAATTTAGGCTTAATTTCTATATTTATTTTAATATCTTCGATTAAAGAAAAGGAAAGGATAGTATATTTGATTATGGGTTATATTATTAGGAAGAAACATAGATTTATAAAGAGAGGATATGTAGAGAATAAAAGTATATCTGTTTTTTGTGAAAAAAATTTATTATCGGTACTAGGAATAATTGATAAGAATAAGTACAATTTGTTTACAATACTAGATGAAAATATGACATTGCTAGATACGTTGTATGAAGAAGAAATAATTGAGGCAATAAAAGCCTATGGTAATATAAGCCTAAGTGAGTACATTGACATTAAAAAATTAAAAAATAATGTATAATAAGATATCTTAAAGTAAAACAAAGCCTATTAAAGGTTGGGTGTTTTACTTTAAGATATTTTTCATTTTGAGATTTAACGCTCATGTGTTAGAATAAAATAATGTAATGTGTCTATGGCAGATACAAAGGATAACTATTATCTAGCCTAGAGAAAAAACGAGGAGTGATTTCTATGAATAAAATTTCAGATGATATCTTATTTAAGGTCGAAAAGCCTGCTAGATACATAGGTGGAGAACTTAATTGTTGTTATAAAGATTTAGAAAAAATTGATATAAGATTTGCTTTTTGCTTTCCTGATGTGTATGAAGTGGGAATGTCACATTTAGGTAGTAGAATACTTTATCATGTATTAAACGAAAGAAGCGACACTTATTGCGAAAGAGCGTTTGCTCCTTGGCCAGATATGGAAAAACAAATGAGAGAAAATAATATTTCTTTGTATGCTCTTGAGAGCAAAGATTCTTTAAAGGAATTTGATATTTTAGGGTTTACTCTGCAATATGAGATGAGCTACACTAATATACTCAACATGTTAGATATGTCGGGTATTACTATAAGAGCTTCAGAGAGAGGTGAAGATGAACCCATAGTTATGGCTGGGGGACCATGTGCTTATAATCCTGAACCTCTTCACGATATAGTGGATTTCTTTGAGATTGGCGAAGGCGAAGAAATAATGAATGATGTGTTAGATATTTACAAAAAGTACAAAGGTCGTAAAAAAGAATTCCTAAGAGAAATATCTAAGATAAGAGGAATATATGTGCCTTCCTTATATGAGGTGTCCTATAATGAAGATAACACTATCAAGGAATTTAAGCCTAAATATGATGATGTTCCTAAAATCGTTAAGAAAAGATTCGTAACAGATCTTAATGAAGTTGCTTTTCCAGATAAAATCGTAGTTCCGTATACTGAAATAGTACATGATAGGGTAATACTCGAGACATTTAGGGGATGCACTAATGGATGTAGATTTTGCCAAGCGGGCATGATATATAGACCAGTTAGAGAAAAGAGTACAGCTAACATTATCGATGCTGCAGATAAATTATTAAAGAGCACAGGGTATAGAGAAATATCTTTAAGTTCTTTAAGCATATGTGATTATTCAGATATACGAAACCTTATAACGACGCTAATTGAAAAACATAAGGAAGACCACGTGAGTGTATCTCTGCCTTCAATTAGGATAAATTCTTTCTCTGTAGATTTAATTAAGGAAATACAAAAGGTTAAAAAAACTGGTATAACTTTTGCACCGGAAGCTGGAACCCAAAGAATGCGCGACATTATAAATAAGGGAGTTACAGAGGAACAAATATTAGAAGCTGCCAGCAGCGTTTTTGCTTCAGGGTGGTCAACTATAAAGCTTTATTTCATGGTTGGGCTTCCTTATGAAACTATGGATGATGTACGAGGCATTGCAGAGCTTTCGGATAAAGTTGTAGCAGAATACTTTAAAATCCCTAAGGAAACACGAAAAAGAGGATTAAGGGTTACTTCAAGTTCCGCTATATTTGTACCAAAACCATTTACTCCATTCCAATGGGCGCCGCAAGCAACAATGGATGCGGTAGTTGAAAAAATAAAAGCAGTTAAGTATGC from the Clostridium sp. CM027 genome contains:
- the rodA gene encoding rod shape-determining protein RodA produces the protein MLQNLRLNKKLLRELDYSVIIVAISIVIFGCINIYSATVKNYGTKLVKMQIIWLIVSIAVMYVLLVFDYMLIENYAVIIYWAGVALLIYGDVFGTVVNGARSWINIGIGTLQPSEFAKIGMIIMLAKKLDEMEGRINDPKNLLELAFYVAVPMLLIIIQPDMGMTMVSFFIVLGIFYCIGLNYKVIIGGMTSILLIVVGVWNSPIMKTYWKGRLTSFLHPEQFAQGYGHQLIQARLAIGSGGILGRGFGKGVQFSSVPENQTDFIFAVLAEEWGLIGALVLLLLYGLLICRLVKIAKESKDIFGTVLCVGFISNLLFSIMQNMGMTMGLMPITGITLPFMSYGGSSLLTTFISLGLVLNVGMRRKKINF
- the minE gene encoding cell division topological specificity factor MinE, which codes for MNLFKMFSNKIFSKDIASDRLKLILIHDRADFSPNFLEMIKADILKVISKYAEIETGEIEVRLTTTEEYEGNSPALIANIPIKKIKR
- a CDS encoding methylglyoxal synthase, whose translation is MRIALVAHDKKKADMIDFATRYKDVLEKHDLYGTGTTGKLISEQVGLDVTRFLSGPLGGDQQIGAKLAQEELDMIIFLRDPLTPQPHEPDISALLRLCDVHCVPLATNLGTAEVLMRSLKNRK
- the minC gene encoding septum site-determining protein MinC, which translates into the protein MVTDKIIIKGNKEGLNVVINMNHFSDFDDMLESLIDKLSQGRKFYKGSTLKITTELKYINERESIKLKEILFDEFLISDCIFQEQEDSVGKVFTGIYEGKTKFLRKTIRSGQSINYPGNVVIVGDVNPGAEIYAAGNIIVIGTLRGVVHAGTNGNEKAIIAAVKLQPQILQIGSIVTRSPEDEVKPLYPEVAKIKNGNIIVEPYLANKYI
- the minD gene encoding septum site-determining protein MinD, encoding MGESIVITSGKGGVGKTTTTANIGTAIASMDKKVVVIDGDTGLRNLDVLMGLENRVVFTLVDVIEKKCRLKQALIKDKRFNNLYLLPTAQTRDKNDIDIKDMLLVVKELKENFDYVIIDCPAGIEQGFENAIVGADRAIIVVNPELTSVRDADRVIGKLDSKGIDRHEVIINRMNYEMTKNGDMLSVDDIIECLAIKLIGVVPDDRKVTISTNKGEPIVLDEKSLAGLAFKNIARRIMGEEVSYASLDGSSCSGTGFFASLKRIFKGI
- a CDS encoding M50 family metallopeptidase, with protein sequence MIRISKLFIPYIILLIILGFKGELVIAFAFVFIHEMMHYLTARILGFSGFDIEILPVGAVLKVKDLDEASAKEDLIISLSGPLLNLLLAVIFYILFILFNRPYLHLIYKSNLALGIFNLIPAFPLDGGRVLRDILNIKTIYRRANEISIRVSMILGSIFMFIYFVSVAANKSNFNLGLISIFILISSIKEKERIVYLIMGYIIRKKHRFIKRGYVENKSISVFCEKNLLSVLGIIDKNKYNLFTILDENMTLLDTLYEEEIIEAIKAYGNISLSEYIDIKKLKNNV
- a CDS encoding TIGR03960 family B12-binding radical SAM protein; this encodes MNKISDDILFKVEKPARYIGGELNCCYKDLEKIDIRFAFCFPDVYEVGMSHLGSRILYHVLNERSDTYCERAFAPWPDMEKQMRENNISLYALESKDSLKEFDILGFTLQYEMSYTNILNMLDMSGITIRASERGEDEPIVMAGGPCAYNPEPLHDIVDFFEIGEGEEIMNDVLDIYKKYKGRKKEFLREISKIRGIYVPSLYEVSYNEDNTIKEFKPKYDDVPKIVKKRFVTDLNEVAFPDKIVVPYTEIVHDRVILETFRGCTNGCRFCQAGMIYRPVREKSTANIIDAADKLLKSTGYREISLSSLSICDYSDIRNLITTLIEKHKEDHVSVSLPSIRINSFSVDLIKEIQKVKKTGITFAPEAGTQRMRDIINKGVTEEQILEAASSVFASGWSTIKLYFMVGLPYETMDDVRGIAELSDKVVAEYFKIPKETRKRGLRVTSSSAIFVPKPFTPFQWAPQATMDAVVEKIKAVKYAITSKAVIYNYHESVVSFLEAVIARGDRRICDVIIKAFEKGAKFDGWSEYFNFEIWKEAMDECGVLGEFYAYRERSYDEILPWDFIDIGVNKEYLILENEKAKKVELTQNCMLGCTECGVNVNFKEGTCFNGALFN